The Marivivens sp. LCG002 genome contains a region encoding:
- the cysG gene encoding siroheme synthase CysG yields MQHFPIFLSVAGRRIVLSGGGEAAMAKLRLLLKTEARIAVYADAPHADIEKLGLEGKIILTRRALRRGDVLCAALFYAANEDDAEDARVAAIARAEGALVNIVDNLEDSAFITPAIVDRDPVTVAIGTEGAAPVLARAIKADLEERLPVTLGLLARVGKSFRHAVETLPLGRKRRDFWADYYFKAGPKAVEANGAKGASAALEALLDQHIMTAQKEGHVDLVGAGPGDPELLTLKARKALDEADVVIYDRLVSREILELARREALMINVGKEGFGPSTTQDEINRLIVEHAAQGAHVVRLKAGDPTVFGRLDEEIEAIEDAGISYRIVPGITAASAAVAQIGQSLTKRGRNASVRLLTGHDMKGFADHDWRALAKDGEVAAIYMGKRAARFVQGRLIMHGANPDTPITVVENASRPESRVLSTTLAELEPALSRSDLHGPAILLYGLAPRHAAEVLTSLDLKEAAQ; encoded by the coding sequence ATGCAACACTTCCCCATCTTTCTCTCGGTCGCCGGTCGGCGCATCGTCCTTTCGGGCGGTGGAGAGGCTGCGATGGCGAAACTTCGTCTTTTGCTCAAGACGGAAGCGCGTATCGCCGTCTATGCCGACGCCCCCCATGCCGACATCGAAAAGCTGGGCCTTGAGGGGAAAATCATCCTGACCCGCCGCGCATTGCGCCGCGGAGACGTGCTTTGCGCTGCCCTTTTCTATGCCGCGAACGAGGATGACGCAGAGGACGCCCGCGTTGCGGCAATCGCCCGCGCCGAAGGAGCGCTGGTCAATATCGTTGATAACCTCGAAGACAGCGCATTCATCACCCCCGCCATCGTCGACCGTGATCCTGTGACGGTCGCCATCGGCACCGAAGGCGCGGCCCCTGTTCTGGCCCGTGCCATCAAAGCGGACCTTGAAGAGCGGCTCCCCGTGACGCTCGGCCTTTTGGCGCGTGTGGGGAAATCCTTCCGTCATGCGGTCGAGACGCTGCCTTTGGGTCGCAAGCGTCGTGACTTCTGGGCCGACTATTATTTCAAAGCAGGTCCCAAAGCCGTCGAGGCCAATGGGGCAAAAGGGGCGAGCGCGGCGCTCGAAGCGCTTCTCGATCAGCATATCATGACCGCCCAAAAGGAAGGCCATGTCGATCTTGTCGGCGCAGGTCCCGGTGATCCCGAACTTCTGACGCTCAAGGCGCGCAAGGCGCTCGATGAGGCGGATGTGGTGATCTATGACCGTCTGGTCAGCCGCGAGATCCTCGAACTTGCCCGCCGCGAAGCGCTGATGATCAACGTCGGCAAAGAGGGTTTCGGTCCTTCGACCACACAGGACGAGATCAACCGTCTTATCGTCGAACATGCGGCACAAGGGGCCCATGTCGTGCGTCTCAAGGCCGGTGATCCCACCGTTTTCGGTCGCCTCGACGAAGAGATCGAAGCTATTGAAGACGCAGGTATTTCCTATCGCATCGTGCCCGGCATCACAGCGGCCTCTGCGGCTGTGGCGCAAATCGGCCAGAGCCTGACCAAGCGGGGCCGCAACGCCTCGGTCAGGCTTCTGACGGGTCACGATATGAAGGGCTTTGCCGACCATGACTGGCGCGCTCTTGCCAAAGACGGCGAGGTTGCCGCGATCTATATGGGCAAGCGCGCCGCGCGGTTCGTGCAGGGTCGCCTAATCATGCATGGCGCAAACCCCGACACCCCGATCACCGTGGTTGAAAACGCCTCGCGCCCCGAAAGCCGCGTTCTGTCCACCACCCTTGCCGAGCTGGAGCCCGCGCTGTCGCGCAGCGACCTGCACGGCCCCGCCATCCTTCTCTATGGCCTTGCGCCGCGCCACGCGGCCGAGGTCCTCACGTCCCTAGACCTAAAGGAGGCCGCTCAATGA
- a CDS encoding Lrp/AsnC family transcriptional regulator: MSFRIDETDRKILCELQRDAAQSLDDISRNVGSSKTPVWNRIRKMKEAGIIGRQTVFLDAEALGFEACFFVLIRTSEHEVEWQRKFLAALRARPEVQEAHRLAGDIDYILKVRVKNARAYDEFYQALISEVKIHNVTALLSMEEIKSTLDLPL, from the coding sequence ATGTCTTTTCGTATTGATGAAACGGATCGGAAAATCCTTTGCGAGCTGCAAAGGGACGCCGCCCAATCGCTGGACGATATTTCAAGAAATGTGGGGTCGTCCAAGACACCCGTCTGGAACCGAATCCGCAAGATGAAAGAAGCGGGGATCATCGGCCGTCAGACGGTTTTCCTTGATGCCGAGGCTCTTGGGTTCGAAGCCTGTTTCTTTGTTCTGATCCGCACCAGCGAGCACGAAGTAGAGTGGCAGCGCAAATTCCTTGCCGCGCTGCGTGCCCGTCCCGAAGTGCAGGAGGCACACCGTTTGGCGGGGGATATCGACTATATCCTCAAGGTGCGCGTGAAAAACGCCCGCGCCTATGATGAGTTCTATCAGGCGCTTATTTCCGAAGTGAAAATCCACAACGTCACTGCACTCCTCTCGATGGAAGAGATCAAATCGACGCTTGATCTTCCGCTCTAG